One genomic region from Marmota flaviventris isolate mMarFla1 chromosome 6, mMarFla1.hap1, whole genome shotgun sequence encodes:
- the Pex6 gene encoding peroxisome biogenesis factor 6 isoform X3, translating into MVLAVLRVLEPFPTETSPLVVLLPPGDPWPAAGLGLVLALRPAGESPAGPALLVAALERPGAETEEQGPGPPQLLVSRALLRLLALGPGAQVRARPVRRPPALGWALLGTSPGPGLGPRVGPLLVRRGETLPVPGPRVLETRPVLQGLLGPGTRLAVTELRGRNRLCPGTGDNSRPPPPPPPVVSSFAVSGTVRQLRGVLGGTGDALGVSRSCLRGLSLFQGEWVWVTRAGELSNTSQPHLATVQVLQPRWDLSERLGPSSVQLAEPLADRTALVPATLAFNLGCDPMDVGELKIQRYLEGSITPEDKGSCSLLPRPPFARELHIEIVSSPHYSTNGSYDHALYQHFQTPRVVQEGDVLCVPTFGQVEILEGNPEKLPRWREMFFKVKKTIGDAPDEPIRAYLADTTHTSLYMVGSTLSPVPMLPSGESTLWNSLSPPGLEPLVTELCTALKPRLQPGGSLLTGTGCVLLRGPPGSGKTTAVAAACSRLGLHFLKVPCSSLCADSSGAVEAKLQATFSQARRCRPVVLLLTAVDLLGRDRDGLGEDARVVATLRHLLLNEDPLSSCPPLMVVATTSRAQDLPADVQTAFPHELEVPVLSEGQRLSILQALTTHLPLGQEVNLAQLARRCAGFVVGDLYALLTHSSRAACTRIKNSGVAGSWSEEDEGELCAAGFPLLAEDFGQALEQLQTAHSQAVGAPKIPSVSWHDVGGLQEVKKEILETIQLPLEHPELLSLGLRRSGLLLHGPPGTGKTLLAKAVATECSLTFLSVKGPELINMYVGQSEENVREVFSRARAAAPCIIFFDELDSLAPSRGRSGDSGGVMDRWRPKVGGM; encoded by the exons ATGGTGCTGGCTGTCTTGCGCGTCCTGGAACCCTTCCCGACCGAGACGTCCCCTTTGGTAGTACTGCTGCCGCCCGGGGACCCATGGCCTGCGGCGGGGCTGGGCCTGGTTCTGGCCCTTCGGCCTGCAGGAGAGAGTCCAGCAGGGCCGGCTCTGTTAGTGGCTGCCCTGGAACGGCCAGGTGCTGAGACTGAGGAGCAAGGTCCTGGGCCCCCGCAGCTGCTGGTTAGCCGCGCACTGTTGCGGCTCCTAGCACTGGGACCCGGGGCTCAGGTGCGGGCGCGGCCCGTGCGACGGCCCCCGGCCCTGGGCTGGGCGCTGCTTGGCACCTCACCGGGGCCTGGGCTCGGACCACGAGTCGGTCCTCTGCTAGTGAGGCGTGGAGAGACCCTGCCGGTGCCGGGGCCCCGGGTGTTGGAGACGCGGCCGGTGTTGCAAGGGCTGCTGGGCCCGGGGACGCGGCTGGCTGTAACTGAGCTCCGCGGGCGGAACAGACTGTGCCCAGGGACTGGGGATAATAGCcggcccccgcccccgccgccgccggTGGTGTCCTCCTTCGCTGTTTCCGGCACAGTCCGGCAACTCCGAGGAGTTCTGGGAGGGACTGGAGATGCACTGGGGGTGAGCCGGAGCTGTCTCCGTGGTCTCAGCCTCTTCCAGGGCGAATGGGTGTGGGTAACCCGGGCCGGAGAGTTATCGAACACTTCTCAGCCGCACTTAGCCACGGTGCAGGTCCTGCAGCCTCGCTGGGACCTGTCTGAGAGACTGGGACCCAGCTCCGTGCAGCTGGCAGAGCCGCTCGCTGACCGAACGGCTCTCGTGCCTGCCACTCTGGCTTTTAATCTCGGCTGTGACCCCATGGACGTGGGAGAGCTCAAGATTCAG AGATACTTGGAAGGCTCCATCACCCCCGAAGACAAAGGAAGCTGCTCATTGCTGCCTAGGCCTCCATTTGCCAGAGAGTTACACATCGAAATTGTGTCCTCTCCCCACTACAGCACTAATGGAAGTTATGACCATGCTCTTTACCAGCACTTTCAGACACCCAG GGTGGTACAGGAAGGGGATGTTCTGTGTGTGCCAACGTTCGGGCAAGTCGAGATCCTGGAAGGAAATCCAGAGAAGCTGCCCAG GTGGCgggaaatgttttttaaagtgaagaaaaCAATTGGGGATGCTCCAGATGAACCAATCAGGGCTTACTTGGCTGATACCACCCATACCTCCTTATACATG GTGGGTTCTACCTTGAGCCCTGTCCCAATGCTTCCTTCAGGAGAATCCACTCTCTGGAATAGCTTGTCTCCTCCGGGTCTGGAGCCCTTGGTGACTGAGCTTTGTACTGCTCTGAAGCCGCGCCTTCAGCCAGG GGGATCCCTACTGACAGGAACTGGCTGTGTCCTTCTACGGGGCCCACCAGGCAGTGGGAAGACAACAGCAGTCGCAGCTGCCTGTAGTCGCCTTGGGCTCCACTTTCTGAAG GTGCCCTGCTCCAGCCTCTGTGCAGACAGCAGTGGGGCTGTGGAGGCAAAACTTCAGGCCACCTTCTCCCAGGCACGCCGCTGCCGGCCTGTAGTGCTATTGCTGACAGCTGTGGATCTTCTGGGCCGGGACCGTGATGGGCTGGGTGAGGATGCCCGTGTGGTGGCCACACTGCGTCACCTCCTCCTCAATGAGGACCCCCTAAGCAG TTGCCCTCCCCTGATGGTTGTGGCCACCACAAGCCGGGCCCAGGACCTGCCTGCTGATGTGCAGACAGCATTTCCTCATGAGCTAGAGGTGCCTGTGCTCTCAGAGGGGCAACGGCTCAGCATCCTGCAGGCCCTCACCACCCACCTGCCCCTGGGCCAAGAGGTGAACCTGGCCCAGCTAGCACGGCGGTGTGCA GGCTTTGTGGTAGGAGATCTCTATGCCCTTCTGACTCACAGCAGCCGAGCAGCCTGCACCAGGATCAAGAATTCAGG TGTGGCAGGCAGCTGGAGCGAGGAGGATGAGGGGGAGCTGTGCGCTGCTGGCTTCCCCCTTCTGGCTGAGGACTTTGGGCAGGCACTGGAGCAACTTCAGACAGCTCATTCCCAGGCTGTGGGAGCACCCAAG ATTCCCTCAGTGTCCTGGCATGATGTGGGCGGGCTACAGGAGGTGAAAAAGGAGATTCTGGAGACCATCCAGCTCCCTCTAGAGCACCCTGAGCTCCTGAGCCTGGGCCTAAGACGTTCGGGCCTCCTGCTCCACGGGCCCCCTGGCACAGGCAAGACCCTCCTTGCCAAGGCAGTAGCCACTGAATGCAGCCTTACCTTCCTCAG TGTGAAGGGGCCAGAACTCATCAACATGTACGTGGGCCAAAGTGAGGAAAATGTACGAGAAG TCTTTTCCAGGGCCAGGGCTGCTGCTCCATGTATCATTTTCTTTGATGAACTGGATTCCTTGGCCCCCAGCCGGGGGCGAAGTGGAGACTCTGGAGGAGTGATGGACAGGTGGAGGCCCAAAGTAGGAGGGATGTGA
- the Pex6 gene encoding peroxisome biogenesis factor 6 isoform X1 gives MVLAVLRVLEPFPTETSPLVVLLPPGDPWPAAGLGLVLALRPAGESPAGPALLVAALERPGAETEEQGPGPPQLLVSRALLRLLALGPGAQVRARPVRRPPALGWALLGTSPGPGLGPRVGPLLVRRGETLPVPGPRVLETRPVLQGLLGPGTRLAVTELRGRNRLCPGTGDNSRPPPPPPPVVSSFAVSGTVRQLRGVLGGTGDALGVSRSCLRGLSLFQGEWVWVTRAGELSNTSQPHLATVQVLQPRWDLSERLGPSSVQLAEPLADRTALVPATLAFNLGCDPMDVGELKIQRYLEGSITPEDKGSCSLLPRPPFARELHIEIVSSPHYSTNGSYDHALYQHFQTPRVVQEGDVLCVPTFGQVEILEGNPEKLPRWREMFFKVKKTIGDAPDEPIRAYLADTTHTSLYMVGSTLSPVPMLPSGESTLWNSLSPPGLEPLVTELCTALKPRLQPGGSLLTGTGCVLLRGPPGSGKTTAVAAACSRLGLHFLKVPCSSLCADSSGAVEAKLQATFSQARRCRPVVLLLTAVDLLGRDRDGLGEDARVVATLRHLLLNEDPLSSCPPLMVVATTSRAQDLPADVQTAFPHELEVPVLSEGQRLSILQALTTHLPLGQEVNLAQLARRCAGFVVGDLYALLTHSSRAACTRIKNSGVAGSWSEEDEGELCAAGFPLLAEDFGQALEQLQTAHSQAVGAPKIPSVSWHDVGGLQEVKKEILETIQLPLEHPELLSLGLRRSGLLLHGPPGTGKTLLAKAVATECSLTFLSVKGPELINMYVGQSEENVREVFSRARAAAPCIIFFDELDSLAPSRGRSGDSGGVMDRVVSQLLAELDGLHSTRDVFVIGATNRPDLLDPALLRPGRFDKLVFVGANEDRASQLRVLSAITRKFKLEPSVSLVNVLDCCPPQLTGADLYSLCSDAMTTALKRKVHNLEEGLELASSALLLTMEDLLQAATRLQPSVSEQELLRYKHIQHKFAAC, from the exons ATGGTGCTGGCTGTCTTGCGCGTCCTGGAACCCTTCCCGACCGAGACGTCCCCTTTGGTAGTACTGCTGCCGCCCGGGGACCCATGGCCTGCGGCGGGGCTGGGCCTGGTTCTGGCCCTTCGGCCTGCAGGAGAGAGTCCAGCAGGGCCGGCTCTGTTAGTGGCTGCCCTGGAACGGCCAGGTGCTGAGACTGAGGAGCAAGGTCCTGGGCCCCCGCAGCTGCTGGTTAGCCGCGCACTGTTGCGGCTCCTAGCACTGGGACCCGGGGCTCAGGTGCGGGCGCGGCCCGTGCGACGGCCCCCGGCCCTGGGCTGGGCGCTGCTTGGCACCTCACCGGGGCCTGGGCTCGGACCACGAGTCGGTCCTCTGCTAGTGAGGCGTGGAGAGACCCTGCCGGTGCCGGGGCCCCGGGTGTTGGAGACGCGGCCGGTGTTGCAAGGGCTGCTGGGCCCGGGGACGCGGCTGGCTGTAACTGAGCTCCGCGGGCGGAACAGACTGTGCCCAGGGACTGGGGATAATAGCcggcccccgcccccgccgccgccggTGGTGTCCTCCTTCGCTGTTTCCGGCACAGTCCGGCAACTCCGAGGAGTTCTGGGAGGGACTGGAGATGCACTGGGGGTGAGCCGGAGCTGTCTCCGTGGTCTCAGCCTCTTCCAGGGCGAATGGGTGTGGGTAACCCGGGCCGGAGAGTTATCGAACACTTCTCAGCCGCACTTAGCCACGGTGCAGGTCCTGCAGCCTCGCTGGGACCTGTCTGAGAGACTGGGACCCAGCTCCGTGCAGCTGGCAGAGCCGCTCGCTGACCGAACGGCTCTCGTGCCTGCCACTCTGGCTTTTAATCTCGGCTGTGACCCCATGGACGTGGGAGAGCTCAAGATTCAG AGATACTTGGAAGGCTCCATCACCCCCGAAGACAAAGGAAGCTGCTCATTGCTGCCTAGGCCTCCATTTGCCAGAGAGTTACACATCGAAATTGTGTCCTCTCCCCACTACAGCACTAATGGAAGTTATGACCATGCTCTTTACCAGCACTTTCAGACACCCAG GGTGGTACAGGAAGGGGATGTTCTGTGTGTGCCAACGTTCGGGCAAGTCGAGATCCTGGAAGGAAATCCAGAGAAGCTGCCCAG GTGGCgggaaatgttttttaaagtgaagaaaaCAATTGGGGATGCTCCAGATGAACCAATCAGGGCTTACTTGGCTGATACCACCCATACCTCCTTATACATG GTGGGTTCTACCTTGAGCCCTGTCCCAATGCTTCCTTCAGGAGAATCCACTCTCTGGAATAGCTTGTCTCCTCCGGGTCTGGAGCCCTTGGTGACTGAGCTTTGTACTGCTCTGAAGCCGCGCCTTCAGCCAGG GGGATCCCTACTGACAGGAACTGGCTGTGTCCTTCTACGGGGCCCACCAGGCAGTGGGAAGACAACAGCAGTCGCAGCTGCCTGTAGTCGCCTTGGGCTCCACTTTCTGAAG GTGCCCTGCTCCAGCCTCTGTGCAGACAGCAGTGGGGCTGTGGAGGCAAAACTTCAGGCCACCTTCTCCCAGGCACGCCGCTGCCGGCCTGTAGTGCTATTGCTGACAGCTGTGGATCTTCTGGGCCGGGACCGTGATGGGCTGGGTGAGGATGCCCGTGTGGTGGCCACACTGCGTCACCTCCTCCTCAATGAGGACCCCCTAAGCAG TTGCCCTCCCCTGATGGTTGTGGCCACCACAAGCCGGGCCCAGGACCTGCCTGCTGATGTGCAGACAGCATTTCCTCATGAGCTAGAGGTGCCTGTGCTCTCAGAGGGGCAACGGCTCAGCATCCTGCAGGCCCTCACCACCCACCTGCCCCTGGGCCAAGAGGTGAACCTGGCCCAGCTAGCACGGCGGTGTGCA GGCTTTGTGGTAGGAGATCTCTATGCCCTTCTGACTCACAGCAGCCGAGCAGCCTGCACCAGGATCAAGAATTCAGG TGTGGCAGGCAGCTGGAGCGAGGAGGATGAGGGGGAGCTGTGCGCTGCTGGCTTCCCCCTTCTGGCTGAGGACTTTGGGCAGGCACTGGAGCAACTTCAGACAGCTCATTCCCAGGCTGTGGGAGCACCCAAG ATTCCCTCAGTGTCCTGGCATGATGTGGGCGGGCTACAGGAGGTGAAAAAGGAGATTCTGGAGACCATCCAGCTCCCTCTAGAGCACCCTGAGCTCCTGAGCCTGGGCCTAAGACGTTCGGGCCTCCTGCTCCACGGGCCCCCTGGCACAGGCAAGACCCTCCTTGCCAAGGCAGTAGCCACTGAATGCAGCCTTACCTTCCTCAG TGTGAAGGGGCCAGAACTCATCAACATGTACGTGGGCCAAAGTGAGGAAAATGTACGAGAAG TCTTTTCCAGGGCCAGGGCTGCTGCTCCATGTATCATTTTCTTTGATGAACTGGATTCCTTGGCCCCCAGCCGGGGGCGAAGTGGAGACTCTGGAGGAGTGATGGACAG GGTGGTGTCTCAGCTACTGGCTGAGCTGGATGGACTTCATAGCACTCGGGATGTGTTTGTGATTGGTGCCACCAACCGACCAGACCTCTTGGACCCTGCCCTTCTACGGCCTGGCAG GTTTGACAAGCTGGTGTTTGTGGGGGCAAATGAGGATCGGGCCTCCCAGCTTCGTGTCCTAAGTGCCATCACACGCAA GTTCAAGCTAGAGCCCTCCGTGAGCCTGGTGAATGTGCTGGATTGCTGCCCTCCCCAACTGACGGGGGCAGACCTCTATTCTCTTTGCTCTGATGCCATGACAACTGCACTCAAACGCAAGGTTCACAACCTGGAGGAAG GGCTGGAATTGGCGAGCTCAGCACTGTTGCTTACCATGGAGGACCTGCTACAGGCCGCCACCCGCTTGCAACCCTCAGTCAGTGAGCAGGAGCTGCTCCGCTACAAGCACATCCAGCACAAGTTTGCTGCCTGCTAG
- the Pex6 gene encoding peroxisome biogenesis factor 6 isoform X2 — MVLAVLRVLEPFPTETSPLVVLLPPGDPWPAAGLGLVLALRPAGESPAGPALLVAALERPGAETEEQGPGPPQLLVSRALLRLLALGPGAQVRARPVRRPPALGWALLGTSPGPGLGPRVGPLLVRRGETLPVPGPRVLETRPVLQGLLGPGTRLAVTELRGRNRLCPGTGDNSRPPPPPPPVVSSFAVSGTVRQLRGVLGGTGDALGVSRSCLRGLSLFQGEWVWVTRAGELSNTSQPHLATVQVLQPRWDLSERLGPSSVQLAEPLADRTALVPATLAFNLGCDPMDVGELKIQGGTGRGCSVCANVRASRDPGRKSREAAQVGSTLSPVPMLPSGESTLWNSLSPPGLEPLVTELCTALKPRLQPGGSLLTGTGCVLLRGPPGSGKTTAVAAACSRLGLHFLKVPCSSLCADSSGAVEAKLQATFSQARRCRPVVLLLTAVDLLGRDRDGLGEDARVVATLRHLLLNEDPLSSCPPLMVVATTSRAQDLPADVQTAFPHELEVPVLSEGQRLSILQALTTHLPLGQEVNLAQLARRCAGFVVGDLYALLTHSSRAACTRIKNSGVAGSWSEEDEGELCAAGFPLLAEDFGQALEQLQTAHSQAVGAPKIPSVSWHDVGGLQEVKKEILETIQLPLEHPELLSLGLRRSGLLLHGPPGTGKTLLAKAVATECSLTFLSVKGPELINMYVGQSEENVREVFSRARAAAPCIIFFDELDSLAPSRGRSGDSGGVMDRVVSQLLAELDGLHSTRDVFVIGATNRPDLLDPALLRPGRFDKLVFVGANEDRASQLRVLSAITRKFKLEPSVSLVNVLDCCPPQLTGADLYSLCSDAMTTALKRKVHNLEEGLELASSALLLTMEDLLQAATRLQPSVSEQELLRYKHIQHKFAAC, encoded by the exons ATGGTGCTGGCTGTCTTGCGCGTCCTGGAACCCTTCCCGACCGAGACGTCCCCTTTGGTAGTACTGCTGCCGCCCGGGGACCCATGGCCTGCGGCGGGGCTGGGCCTGGTTCTGGCCCTTCGGCCTGCAGGAGAGAGTCCAGCAGGGCCGGCTCTGTTAGTGGCTGCCCTGGAACGGCCAGGTGCTGAGACTGAGGAGCAAGGTCCTGGGCCCCCGCAGCTGCTGGTTAGCCGCGCACTGTTGCGGCTCCTAGCACTGGGACCCGGGGCTCAGGTGCGGGCGCGGCCCGTGCGACGGCCCCCGGCCCTGGGCTGGGCGCTGCTTGGCACCTCACCGGGGCCTGGGCTCGGACCACGAGTCGGTCCTCTGCTAGTGAGGCGTGGAGAGACCCTGCCGGTGCCGGGGCCCCGGGTGTTGGAGACGCGGCCGGTGTTGCAAGGGCTGCTGGGCCCGGGGACGCGGCTGGCTGTAACTGAGCTCCGCGGGCGGAACAGACTGTGCCCAGGGACTGGGGATAATAGCcggcccccgcccccgccgccgccggTGGTGTCCTCCTTCGCTGTTTCCGGCACAGTCCGGCAACTCCGAGGAGTTCTGGGAGGGACTGGAGATGCACTGGGGGTGAGCCGGAGCTGTCTCCGTGGTCTCAGCCTCTTCCAGGGCGAATGGGTGTGGGTAACCCGGGCCGGAGAGTTATCGAACACTTCTCAGCCGCACTTAGCCACGGTGCAGGTCCTGCAGCCTCGCTGGGACCTGTCTGAGAGACTGGGACCCAGCTCCGTGCAGCTGGCAGAGCCGCTCGCTGACCGAACGGCTCTCGTGCCTGCCACTCTGGCTTTTAATCTCGGCTGTGACCCCATGGACGTGGGAGAGCTCAAGATTCAG GGTGGTACAGGAAGGGGATGTTCTGTGTGTGCCAACGTTCGGGCAAGTCGAGATCCTGGAAGGAAATCCAGAGAAGCTGCCCAG GTGGGTTCTACCTTGAGCCCTGTCCCAATGCTTCCTTCAGGAGAATCCACTCTCTGGAATAGCTTGTCTCCTCCGGGTCTGGAGCCCTTGGTGACTGAGCTTTGTACTGCTCTGAAGCCGCGCCTTCAGCCAGG GGGATCCCTACTGACAGGAACTGGCTGTGTCCTTCTACGGGGCCCACCAGGCAGTGGGAAGACAACAGCAGTCGCAGCTGCCTGTAGTCGCCTTGGGCTCCACTTTCTGAAG GTGCCCTGCTCCAGCCTCTGTGCAGACAGCAGTGGGGCTGTGGAGGCAAAACTTCAGGCCACCTTCTCCCAGGCACGCCGCTGCCGGCCTGTAGTGCTATTGCTGACAGCTGTGGATCTTCTGGGCCGGGACCGTGATGGGCTGGGTGAGGATGCCCGTGTGGTGGCCACACTGCGTCACCTCCTCCTCAATGAGGACCCCCTAAGCAG TTGCCCTCCCCTGATGGTTGTGGCCACCACAAGCCGGGCCCAGGACCTGCCTGCTGATGTGCAGACAGCATTTCCTCATGAGCTAGAGGTGCCTGTGCTCTCAGAGGGGCAACGGCTCAGCATCCTGCAGGCCCTCACCACCCACCTGCCCCTGGGCCAAGAGGTGAACCTGGCCCAGCTAGCACGGCGGTGTGCA GGCTTTGTGGTAGGAGATCTCTATGCCCTTCTGACTCACAGCAGCCGAGCAGCCTGCACCAGGATCAAGAATTCAGG TGTGGCAGGCAGCTGGAGCGAGGAGGATGAGGGGGAGCTGTGCGCTGCTGGCTTCCCCCTTCTGGCTGAGGACTTTGGGCAGGCACTGGAGCAACTTCAGACAGCTCATTCCCAGGCTGTGGGAGCACCCAAG ATTCCCTCAGTGTCCTGGCATGATGTGGGCGGGCTACAGGAGGTGAAAAAGGAGATTCTGGAGACCATCCAGCTCCCTCTAGAGCACCCTGAGCTCCTGAGCCTGGGCCTAAGACGTTCGGGCCTCCTGCTCCACGGGCCCCCTGGCACAGGCAAGACCCTCCTTGCCAAGGCAGTAGCCACTGAATGCAGCCTTACCTTCCTCAG TGTGAAGGGGCCAGAACTCATCAACATGTACGTGGGCCAAAGTGAGGAAAATGTACGAGAAG TCTTTTCCAGGGCCAGGGCTGCTGCTCCATGTATCATTTTCTTTGATGAACTGGATTCCTTGGCCCCCAGCCGGGGGCGAAGTGGAGACTCTGGAGGAGTGATGGACAG GGTGGTGTCTCAGCTACTGGCTGAGCTGGATGGACTTCATAGCACTCGGGATGTGTTTGTGATTGGTGCCACCAACCGACCAGACCTCTTGGACCCTGCCCTTCTACGGCCTGGCAG GTTTGACAAGCTGGTGTTTGTGGGGGCAAATGAGGATCGGGCCTCCCAGCTTCGTGTCCTAAGTGCCATCACACGCAA GTTCAAGCTAGAGCCCTCCGTGAGCCTGGTGAATGTGCTGGATTGCTGCCCTCCCCAACTGACGGGGGCAGACCTCTATTCTCTTTGCTCTGATGCCATGACAACTGCACTCAAACGCAAGGTTCACAACCTGGAGGAAG GGCTGGAATTGGCGAGCTCAGCACTGTTGCTTACCATGGAGGACCTGCTACAGGCCGCCACCCGCTTGCAACCCTCAGTCAGTGAGCAGGAGCTGCTCCGCTACAAGCACATCCAGCACAAGTTTGCTGCCTGCTAG
- the Gnmt gene encoding glycine N-methyltransferase gives MRSWRLPSQAWRRMVDSVYRTRSLGVAAEGIPDQYADGEAARVWQLYIGDTRSRTAEYKAWLLGLLRQHGCQRVLDVACGTGVDSIMLVEEGFSVTSVDASDKMLKYALKERWNRRQEPAFDKWVIEEANWMTLDKDVPRPAGGGFDAVICLGNSFAHLPDCKGDQSEHRQALKNIASMVRSGGLLVIDHRNYDHILSTGCAPPGKNIYYKSDSTKDITTSVLTVNNKAHMVTLDYTVQVTDAGQDGSPSFSKFRLSYYPHCLASFTELLQAAFGGKCQHSILGDFKPYKPGQTYIPCYFIHVLKKTE, from the exons ATGCGGAGCTGGAGGTTGCCGAGCCAGGCTTGGCGAAGGATGGTGGACAGCGTGTACCGAACCCGCTCTCTAGGAGTGGCGGCCGAAGGGATACCGGACCAGTATGCGGACGGGGAGGCGGCGCGCGTGTGGCAGCTCTACATCGGGGACACCCGCAGCCGCACCGCCGAGTACAAGGCGTGGCTGCTCGGGCTGCTACGCCAGCATGGCTGCCAGCGGGTGCTCGACGTAGCTTGCGGCACGGG GGTGGACTCCATCATGCTGGTGGAAGAGGGTTTCAGTGTGACGAGTGTGGACGCCAGTGACAAGATGCTGAAGTATGCACTTAAGGAGCGCTGGAACCGACGGCAGGAGCCTGCATTTGACAAGTGGG TCATTGAAGAAGCCAACTGGATGACTCTGGATAAAGATGTGCCCCGACCAGCAGGAGGTGGCTTCGATGCAGTCATCTGTCTTGGAAACAGTTTTGCCCATTTGCCAGACTGCAAAG GTGACCAGAGTGAGCATCGGCAGGCACTGAAGAACATTGCAAGCATGGTGCGGTCAGGGGGCCTGCTAGTCATTGATCATCGCAACTATGACCACATCCTGAGCACAGGTTGTGCACCCCCAGGGAAGAACATCTACTACAAG AGTGACTCGACCAAGGACATCACGACATCAGTGCTAACAGTGAATAACAAAGCCCACATGGTGACCCTGGACTACACAGTGCAGGTGACGGACGCTGGCCAGGATGGTTCTCCTAGCTTCAG TAAATTCCGGCTCTCCTACTACCCACACTGTCTGGCGTCCTTCACGGAGTTGCTCCAAGCAGCCTTTGGGGGCAAGTGCCAACACAGCATCCTGGGTGACTTCAAGCCTTACAAGCCGGGCCAGACCTACATTCCCTGCTACTTCATCCACGTGCTCAAGAAGACAGAATGA